Proteins from a genomic interval of Salinarchaeum sp. Harcht-Bsk1:
- a CDS encoding DUF309 domain-containing protein, translating to MHQRLRAGAAVYNAGEYHAAHDAWEERWLDLQDGTDDERLLHGLIQYTAAVHHATNRNWAGAVGLAESALDYLAELPADYRGVDLVRAREYLDLLAADPERIERAPAWPLAIDGAVISVGELSATELGIAAATVAEDDELDESVCERAAERVADGTTENEGRLKALLEDFVTSAESRGIVHQRLRGHVEREEARDRDVEGLFE from the coding sequence ATGCACCAGCGCCTCCGCGCCGGCGCCGCCGTCTACAACGCCGGCGAGTACCACGCCGCCCACGACGCCTGGGAGGAGCGCTGGCTGGACCTCCAGGACGGTACCGACGACGAGCGCCTGCTCCACGGCCTGATCCAGTACACCGCCGCGGTCCACCACGCGACGAACCGGAACTGGGCTGGCGCCGTCGGCCTCGCGGAGAGCGCACTGGACTACCTCGCCGAACTCCCCGCGGACTATCGCGGCGTCGACCTCGTCCGAGCGCGGGAGTACCTCGACCTGCTCGCCGCCGATCCCGAGCGCATCGAGCGCGCGCCGGCCTGGCCGCTGGCGATCGACGGCGCGGTGATTTCGGTCGGGGAGCTGTCGGCGACTGAACTGGGGATCGCTGCTGCGACGGTGGCCGAGGACGACGAACTCGACGAATCAGTGTGCGAGCGAGCGGCCGAGCGCGTCGCGGACGGCACGACCGAAAACGAGGGGCGGCTGAAGGCGCTGCTGGAAGATTTCGTCACGTCGGCGGAGTCACGGGGGATCGTCCACCAGCGGCTGCGCGGGCACGTCGAACGGGAGGAAGCGCGCGATCGGGACGTCGAGGGGCTGTTCGAGTAA